A window of Paenibacillus polygoni contains these coding sequences:
- a CDS encoding S66 peptidase family protein produces the protein MDIIYPARLNPGDLIGITALASYADPVEMLRSTEYFTQMGLRVEIGQSLFREYGYLAGTDEERARELNDMFQNPEIKAIICARGGYGTARIADLLDYDCIKRNPKIFWGFSDITFLHQAIYKNTGLITFHGPMLSSLNNRSLHPLTLAGFQQLFSPIVMGYTEEISTLTSIVEGTASGAVVGGNLSLIVSSLGTPYEMDTRNKLLLIEEIREEPYRIDRMLRQLLQAGKLTEASGIIVGNFHACVPNTDQSSFTCEEVIDHYLKKANRPALAGFDIGHCSPNIAIPLGLEAELSTEKKTLLWKRAAVI, from the coding sequence ATGGATATCATCTATCCAGCGAGACTTAATCCTGGAGATCTGATAGGAATTACCGCACTAGCCAGTTATGCAGATCCAGTAGAAATGCTAAGGAGTACAGAATATTTTACACAAATGGGTCTAAGAGTGGAGATCGGTCAAAGCCTATTTCGTGAGTATGGTTACTTAGCAGGGACGGATGAAGAAAGGGCTAGAGAATTAAACGATATGTTTCAGAATCCAGAGATCAAGGCCATTATATGTGCCCGCGGGGGGTACGGGACAGCCCGAATTGCGGATTTGCTTGATTATGATTGTATTAAGCGCAACCCGAAAATTTTCTGGGGGTTCAGTGACATCACTTTTTTACATCAAGCGATATATAAGAATACGGGGCTCATTACTTTTCATGGTCCGATGCTGTCATCCTTAAACAATCGTTCGCTGCATCCTCTTACCCTAGCAGGATTTCAGCAGCTGTTCTCGCCTATAGTGATGGGGTATACGGAAGAGATTTCTACACTGACTTCCATTGTGGAGGGGACAGCAAGCGGTGCCGTTGTGGGCGGGAACTTATCACTCATCGTATCGAGTCTCGGTACACCTTATGAAATGGATACGCGGAACAAACTTCTGCTCATCGAAGAGATTAGGGAAGAACCTTACCGAATAGACCGAATGCTGAGACAATTACTGCAAGCTGGAAAACTGACGGAGGCTTCAGGCATTATTGTAGGGAATTTTCATGCGTGTGTGCCAAATACGGATCAATCATCATTTACTTGTGAGGAAGTCATAGATCACTACTTGAAAAAAGCAAATCGGCCTGCGCTGGCAGGTTTTGATATTGGACATTGTTCCCCAAATATTGCAATTCCACTGGGTCTCGAAGCAGAACTCTCTACAGAAAAGAAAACGCTCCTATGGAAGAGGGCAGCTGTAATTTGA
- a CDS encoding MFS transporter, with amino-acid sequence MTLMRNIKAEITSWPRNIQLFFLANILYQMGGGMFSVLYNLYIQDLGFDVSMNGRVISIQSIATALLFIPIGLLGDKMSRKPILIMGALFSGMTFMGRSFVEGDSSILFLAASSGIFASFFQVLAIPFLAANVTKDNRLRLFSIHASLVLAAQVIGSLGGGILADVLKSAGMSSILSLQYVLLIGGMATVLGTLPLFFVRESAIHNKQPALLPKQLDLDSAPKKEIHNQKSSASDWKFIRLFFFTQLLIGTGSGLVVPYLNLYFTDRFNISLSLMSILISLGQIMTIVSMMIGPSLANKVGPVKAVVIFQILSLPFLLFTGYTYSLVMASVSFLFRQALMNAANPIFSSLLIDHVSEKRRGIANSLMQTAFMIGWATMGPVQSYLVTTFGSYQGYAITFTITGLLYVSASAFFYLMLRDKRKSIPYKASLNQGAAE; translated from the coding sequence ATGACACTTATGCGCAATATCAAAGCAGAGATTACAAGCTGGCCTCGTAATATCCAGCTTTTTTTCCTTGCTAATATTCTTTATCAGATGGGTGGCGGGATGTTTTCCGTTCTCTATAATTTGTACATTCAAGATCTGGGGTTTGATGTCTCGATGAACGGCAGGGTCATTAGTATTCAGTCTATTGCTACTGCACTCCTGTTTATTCCCATCGGGCTGTTGGGAGACAAGATGAGCCGCAAACCGATCCTCATTATGGGGGCGTTGTTTAGTGGAATGACATTTATGGGACGCTCTTTTGTGGAGGGTGATTCCAGTATCCTCTTTCTTGCTGCTTCTTCTGGTATATTTGCTTCCTTCTTTCAAGTTCTAGCTATTCCTTTCCTTGCAGCCAATGTAACGAAAGACAACAGACTAAGATTGTTCAGTATTCATGCCTCGCTTGTCCTTGCAGCACAAGTCATCGGAAGTCTTGGCGGAGGCATTCTCGCGGATGTACTGAAATCAGCAGGAATGAGCAGTATATTAAGCTTGCAGTATGTACTTCTTATTGGCGGAATGGCTACTGTTCTTGGCACGTTACCGTTATTTTTTGTTAGAGAATCCGCTATACATAATAAGCAGCCTGCCCTACTTCCTAAACAGCTTGATCTTGACTCAGCACCAAAAAAAGAAATACATAATCAAAAATCTTCTGCTTCTGATTGGAAATTCATCCGTCTGTTTTTCTTTACTCAACTGTTAATCGGAACAGGTTCAGGTCTTGTCGTCCCTTACTTAAACCTTTACTTTACCGACAGATTCAATATCAGCCTTAGTCTGATGAGTATCCTGATCTCGCTTGGGCAAATCATGACCATCGTATCGATGATGATTGGTCCTTCGCTCGCAAACAAAGTCGGACCCGTTAAAGCAGTCGTTATATTCCAAATTCTCTCTCTTCCGTTTCTATTATTCACAGGATACACCTATTCGCTTGTTATGGCGTCCGTGAGTTTCCTGTTTAGACAAGCTTTAATGAATGCAGCAAATCCTATCTTTTCTTCTCTATTAATTGATCACGTGTCTGAAAAAAGGAGAGGGATTGCTAATTCTCTCATGCAGACCGCTTTTATGATCGGATGGGCTACGATGGGACCTGTTCAATCTTATCTTGTGACTACTTTTGGCAGCTATCAAGGATATGCTATTACTTTCACGATTACAGGTCTCCTCTATGTGAGCGCTTCTGCTTTCTTCTATCTTATGTTGCGTGATAAGCGTAAATCGATACCGTATAAGGCTTCGTTAAACCAAGGTGCGGCTGAATAA
- a CDS encoding chemotaxis protein: MQKIGVIVIHGLGLQKKEFALKFMKKLDKAFAGMMNAPSSNPYIDIEPVFWGDVFGEDEERIYRDLVLNKKLRYKKLRRYLVYYLADAVAYQPVDTNGQNYDAVHQSISNALHSLSKRIGKTAPLFVVSHSLGTVIASNFFYDLQFTSRHFPGIIDITSPLERGETLTHFYSLGTTLPLWSLRYRDFSKPIRVPSLEGEELYPGLEGEWVNFYDKDDILGYPLREIDPAYEKAVKADVSINVGNLLTSWNPFCHTSYMKDKKVVNHIADRLAVAYRYMNTEFPQR; encoded by the coding sequence ATGCAAAAGATTGGGGTTATTGTTATTCACGGTCTTGGCCTTCAGAAGAAGGAGTTCGCGCTCAAGTTCATGAAAAAACTAGATAAGGCGTTTGCTGGTATGATGAATGCTCCTTCCTCCAATCCATATATTGATATTGAACCTGTGTTTTGGGGAGATGTTTTTGGTGAAGATGAGGAAAGGATCTATCGTGATTTGGTTCTGAATAAAAAACTGCGATACAAAAAACTTAGAAGATATTTAGTGTATTATCTAGCCGATGCTGTTGCTTACCAGCCCGTAGATACGAACGGACAGAATTATGACGCGGTCCATCAATCCATAAGCAATGCACTCCACTCTTTGTCCAAGCGTATAGGTAAAACTGCCCCCCTCTTTGTTGTCTCCCATAGTTTAGGTACGGTGATTGCTAGTAATTTTTTCTACGATCTGCAGTTTACTTCAAGGCATTTTCCTGGAATTATAGATATCACTTCTCCGCTGGAGCGGGGAGAAACACTGACTCATTTTTATTCACTTGGAACAACACTGCCTCTCTGGAGCCTGCGTTATCGTGACTTTAGTAAACCGATCCGTGTTCCTTCATTAGAAGGGGAAGAATTATATCCTGGTCTTGAGGGAGAGTGGGTTAACTTTTACGACAAAGATGATATTTTGGGTTATCCCCTCCGTGAGATTGATCCCGCTTATGAGAAGGCTGTTAAAGCCGATGTGAGTATTAATGTTGGAAACTTACTCACTTCTTGGAATCCATTCTGTCACACGAGTTATATGAAAGATAAAAAAGTCGTGAATCATATTGCTGATCGGCTGGCAGTCGCCTATCGTTACATGAATACTGAATTTCCTCAGCGATAA
- a CDS encoding AEC family transporter: MNLFFSILLNNVIPLFLVMTIGFIVQRTRGLDIKTLSNINFYILSPAVVFNLLYSTDISMSLFGQVMGFFVLFMLMQYILCSLVIKLLRLEGGMPAAMRNSVLFANSANYGLPINELAFSGNPLTLGVQVIILMLQSFLPNTYGIYSVNAHQVNRKRIWRTIAGQPVIYAIPLAFLLRLLGVELPSTIQIPLNYLYAAFIGMALLTLGVQLGAMKWTFAKKGSLSVAISVAMRLIGGPLLAALTVLLLGIDGLVAKALIVSSSVPTSLSSMILAVQFDNEPEFSSQTVFFSTLLSTLTVTGTIALLNI; this comes from the coding sequence ATGAATTTGTTCTTTTCCATCCTGCTTAATAACGTAATCCCTCTATTTTTAGTCATGACGATTGGATTCATTGTCCAGCGAACCAGAGGACTCGATATTAAGACACTATCGAATATCAATTTCTATATTTTATCACCTGCCGTTGTTTTTAATCTCCTATACTCAACGGATATTTCGATGTCATTGTTTGGACAAGTGATGGGCTTTTTTGTTCTGTTTATGCTCATGCAATATATCCTTTGTTCTCTTGTTATTAAACTCCTCAGACTCGAAGGCGGTATGCCGGCGGCGATGAGGAACAGCGTATTGTTTGCCAATAGTGCTAACTATGGACTCCCTATTAATGAGCTTGCTTTTTCGGGTAATCCTTTAACACTCGGAGTTCAGGTGATTATCTTGATGCTGCAGTCGTTTTTACCCAATACCTATGGAATCTACAGCGTGAACGCACACCAGGTGAATAGAAAAAGAATCTGGCGAACCATTGCCGGCCAACCTGTTATTTATGCGATCCCACTCGCATTTTTACTCCGTTTACTCGGTGTTGAGCTCCCAAGTACGATTCAAATCCCGCTTAATTATTTGTATGCTGCCTTTATCGGGATGGCCCTTCTAACACTTGGTGTGCAGCTGGGAGCTATGAAATGGACGTTTGCGAAAAAGGGGAGTCTGAGCGTAGCCATCTCGGTCGCCATGAGACTTATTGGGGGCCCGCTATTAGCAGCACTCACAGTGCTGCTTCTTGGTATCGATGGGCTGGTTGCAAAAGCGCTTATCGTATCATCCTCTGTACCGACGTCGCTCAGCAGCATGATTCTGGCTGTTCAGTTCGACAATGAACCAGAATTTTCATCTCAGACGGTCTTTTTTTCGACACTTCTGAGTACGCTGACAGTAACAGGGACGATTGCACTTTTAAACATCTAA
- a CDS encoding serine/threonine protein kinase: MRLYSTIHSFISAWRDDPREKGVCLGQRYKVQEVLGEGSYGITYKCLDSTTGKEVAVKQARPSKGDYAVKLLNQEAEIISALQHPDIPAFIDLFQEKGRSYLVMSFMEGDTLEDLIFGQGIKYDEKQAVLITLQLLHLIEYVHNQGYVHLDLRIPNVLFHGGRLTLIDFGLARKIGAAPLLPKSSFFMKLSAQSRSSTGKVASEQADLYDIGHFMLFMLYSTYEVPVKETEMNLHTPHKEQSWQEELRLSVEVKLIIERLLGIKQPFHRSDELKTALTAIIST; this comes from the coding sequence TTGCGTCTTTATTCAACCATTCATTCTTTCATCTCTGCTTGGCGTGACGATCCTCGTGAGAAAGGAGTCTGCTTAGGACAACGTTACAAAGTACAAGAGGTTCTTGGTGAAGGAAGTTACGGAATTACATACAAGTGTCTAGATAGTACGACAGGTAAAGAAGTAGCTGTGAAACAAGCAAGACCTAGCAAAGGTGATTACGCAGTGAAACTTCTCAATCAGGAAGCAGAGATCATTAGTGCCCTTCAGCATCCGGATATTCCCGCTTTTATCGATTTGTTTCAAGAGAAGGGAAGAAGTTATCTTGTCATGTCCTTTATGGAAGGGGATACGCTGGAAGATCTGATCTTTGGACAGGGAATAAAGTATGATGAAAAACAAGCGGTTCTCATCACACTTCAGCTGCTTCATCTCATCGAATACGTTCATAATCAAGGTTACGTTCATCTTGACCTGAGAATTCCTAACGTGCTTTTTCATGGTGGAAGATTAACGCTGATTGATTTTGGTCTGGCACGTAAAATAGGAGCAGCTCCATTGCTACCTAAATCTTCTTTTTTTATGAAGCTTTCCGCTCAGAGTAGAAGCAGTACAGGAAAGGTAGCGAGCGAACAAGCAGATCTGTATGATATCGGTCACTTTATGTTGTTTATGCTGTATTCCACGTATGAGGTGCCAGTGAAGGAAACGGAGATGAATCTTCATACTCCTCATAAGGAGCAGAGCTGGCAGGAGGAACTTCGTCTTAGTGTAGAGGTGAAACTTATTATTGAGCGGCTTCTTGGGATTAAACAGCCGTTTCATCGTTCTGATGAACTGAAAACAGCGTTAACAGCAATAATTTCCACATAA
- a CDS encoding YesK family protein produces MLLVACSILLSFLFHRMDITRNTKKDRNKTVFGRIFVISIVIVVSGLIVGAWNGLLISAIGVHLLIPSISALLMNLILKKHSKKSHK; encoded by the coding sequence TTGCTGCTAGTCGCATGCTCAATCCTTTTGTCATTTTTATTCCACCGTATGGATATCACAAGGAACACGAAGAAAGACAGAAACAAAACCGTGTTCGGTAGAATTTTCGTTATTTCGATTGTTATCGTTGTTTCTGGTCTCATAGTGGGAGCATGGAATGGGCTTCTGATTTCTGCAATTGGAGTTCACCTGCTCATCCCTTCGATTTCTGCGTTATTAATGAATTTAATTCTGAAAAAACACTCAAAAAAAAGTCATAAGTAG
- a CDS encoding helix-turn-helix domain-containing protein: MSKRSPIPYEIKIQVVRRCLQHESNPNYEAKQLGIHKSTVTEWIRKYQAGGVEGLKKSKGWKAYSKELRLAAIQDALSGEHSVRSVVKKYHISSKSVLESWISKYTEGAKMKPTPKRMGSPHMNKGRKTTYEERIEIAQFTIAHDLDYQKAIDKYDVSYQQVYAWVRKYQTNGHEGLKDLRGRKKPLEELDEQERLKLRIKELEARNEYLEMENALAKKLAEIRRRNTH; encoded by the coding sequence ATGTCTAAAAGAAGCCCAATTCCATATGAAATTAAGATTCAGGTTGTAAGACGTTGCCTGCAGCATGAATCCAATCCCAACTACGAGGCAAAACAACTGGGGATCCATAAAAGCACGGTTACCGAATGGATAAGAAAATATCAAGCAGGTGGAGTGGAAGGTTTAAAAAAATCGAAAGGTTGGAAAGCTTACTCCAAAGAGTTACGACTGGCGGCGATACAAGATGCACTTTCTGGTGAACACTCTGTACGATCAGTGGTGAAAAAGTACCATATTTCGAGTAAATCTGTGTTAGAGAGCTGGATTTCCAAGTATACTGAAGGGGCGAAAATGAAACCAACTCCGAAAAGGATGGGATCCCCTCATATGAATAAAGGACGGAAAACGACTTACGAAGAACGTATTGAAATTGCACAATTCACCATCGCCCATGATTTAGATTACCAGAAAGCCATCGACAAGTACGATGTCTCTTATCAGCAAGTCTACGCCTGGGTTCGTAAATATCAAACGAATGGTCACGAAGGGTTAAAAGACCTCCGAGGTCGTAAAAAACCGCTAGAGGAGCTAGATGAACAGGAAAGATTAAAGCTTCGGATTAAGGAACTCGAAGCGCGTAATGAGTACCTTGAAATGGAGAATGCACTCGCAAAAAAGTTGGCAGAGATCCGGCGAAGAAATACACACTAA
- the treR gene encoding trehalose operon repressor, with protein sequence MMNNIFVTLYKDFAEKIDSGILAPGSKLPSEHDLAQHYEITRETVRKGLNLLAQNGYIHKVKGKGSFVLERDRYNFPVSGLVSYKEMTERMGKLSNTLVYVTECTHAGEFISKQLQISADTKVWRVVRAREIDGERIILDIDFLLASVVPHLSKEITGQSIYEYLEKELNLKISYAKKVISVERATGMDYEYMDIGEDTHVVVVRGYVHLEDTTLFQYSESRHRLDKFQFVDFARRENTLSF encoded by the coding sequence ATGATGAATAATATTTTTGTAACGCTGTATAAAGATTTCGCGGAAAAGATCGACTCAGGAATTCTTGCACCAGGAAGTAAGCTGCCCTCTGAACATGATTTGGCACAACACTATGAAATCACGCGAGAAACGGTGCGCAAAGGCTTAAACTTACTTGCTCAGAATGGTTACATCCATAAAGTAAAAGGAAAAGGCTCCTTCGTCCTCGAAAGAGATCGTTATAATTTTCCTGTGAGCGGGCTGGTCAGTTATAAAGAAATGACAGAACGGATGGGTAAGCTGAGTAATACCCTTGTATACGTTACGGAATGTACTCATGCAGGGGAGTTTATTTCGAAGCAGCTTCAAATCTCGGCAGATACCAAAGTATGGAGGGTCGTTCGAGCCAGGGAAATAGACGGAGAACGAATTATACTGGATATCGATTTCTTACTGGCTTCGGTTGTTCCTCATCTGTCTAAGGAGATTACTGGACAGTCCATATATGAGTATTTGGAAAAAGAACTGAATCTAAAAATCAGTTATGCTAAAAAAGTGATTTCGGTTGAACGTGCCACAGGCATGGACTACGAGTACATGGATATTGGTGAAGATACACATGTGGTAGTCGTTCGCGGCTATGTTCATCTTGAAGATACTACGTTGTTTCAATATTCTGAATCCAGGCATCGTTTGGATAAATTTCAGTTTGTTGATTTTGCAAGAAGAGAAAACACGTTATCATTCTAA
- the treP gene encoding PTS system trehalose-specific EIIBC component, with amino-acid sequence MSKIDQKQVERIVQAVGGKENIEAATHCVTRLRFALADESKVDAQALEENALVKGHFSSQGQFQVIIGPGLVDQVYDEMMKLTGGARASKDDVKTLASKKQNPLQRAIKMLADIFIPILPAIVMAGLLLGLNNILAGPGIFYEGQSLIEVYPQWADVASIINLIASTAFSFLPVLIGWSAVKQFGGSPLLGIVLGLILVNPELLSAYNYANATLEGTVPVWNLFGFEVEKIGYQGQVLPVLVSAYILANIEKFLNKRVHDSIKLLVVAPVALLVTGFLAFTVVGPVTFSIGNMITNGLVGIFDSFSALGGLIYGGLYALLVITGFHHTFLAVDIQLIGSQGGTFLWPMLALSNIAQGAAALAMMFILKDQKAKGLAVTSSVSAFLGVTEPAIFGVNIRYRYPFIFGMIGSGIAGVLLAMNNVLASSIGVGGIPGFLSIFPNQWGIFFLGMLIVMVVSFTGTLLYGKLRMSREQAKSENAPSGVVVDNEQAAAGEAMDVRAENNVDVEQNAVNSNTEKRSEMTIAAPLSGKVIPLSEVPDPAFAQKQMGDGVAIIPEEGKVYAPFKGTVEHVTKTKHAMILSDTEGFQVLIHVGIDTVSLKGNGFTAHVESGMSVSEGQLLLEFDKEAIEKAGLSVTTPIIIPDGQEPSPTVEELASGMIESSAPLLKVTFD; translated from the coding sequence ATGTCTAAAATAGATCAAAAACAGGTTGAACGAATCGTTCAAGCTGTGGGTGGCAAAGAGAATATTGAAGCAGCTACCCACTGTGTGACTAGACTTCGCTTTGCGCTCGCAGATGAGAGCAAAGTAGATGCGCAAGCTTTGGAAGAGAATGCCCTAGTCAAAGGGCACTTCTCTTCACAAGGTCAGTTCCAAGTGATCATCGGTCCGGGTCTTGTAGATCAGGTCTATGATGAGATGATGAAACTTACGGGCGGGGCCAGAGCATCAAAAGATGATGTGAAGACCCTTGCGAGTAAGAAACAAAATCCGCTCCAGCGTGCGATAAAAATGCTCGCAGATATTTTTATTCCCATTCTGCCAGCCATCGTTATGGCAGGTTTGCTTCTTGGGCTAAACAATATTCTGGCGGGTCCCGGGATTTTTTATGAAGGACAATCTCTCATTGAAGTGTATCCGCAGTGGGCAGATGTAGCTTCCATCATTAATCTAATTGCAAGTACGGCTTTCTCATTCCTGCCTGTACTGATTGGTTGGTCAGCCGTTAAACAATTTGGCGGAAGTCCGCTACTAGGTATTGTTTTGGGCCTCATTTTGGTAAATCCAGAACTATTAAGTGCCTACAATTATGCAAATGCAACACTTGAAGGAACCGTTCCGGTATGGAACCTATTTGGATTTGAAGTAGAGAAAATTGGATATCAGGGCCAAGTTCTTCCTGTGCTTGTCTCTGCCTACATCTTGGCTAACATTGAAAAGTTCCTTAATAAAAGAGTACACGATTCAATTAAGCTGCTCGTCGTAGCGCCTGTAGCTCTTCTGGTAACCGGTTTCCTGGCTTTTACAGTCGTTGGTCCTGTAACATTTTCCATCGGAAATATGATTACAAATGGTCTCGTTGGTATATTTGATTCTTTCTCTGCACTTGGCGGATTAATCTATGGCGGACTGTATGCCTTGCTTGTTATTACCGGGTTCCATCACACGTTCTTGGCTGTAGATATTCAGCTGATAGGAAGTCAAGGCGGAACCTTCCTATGGCCGATGCTTGCTCTATCTAATATTGCTCAAGGTGCAGCTGCCCTGGCGATGATGTTTATTCTTAAAGATCAAAAAGCAAAAGGACTTGCTGTCACTTCATCCGTATCCGCCTTTCTTGGGGTAACGGAACCTGCAATCTTCGGAGTTAACATTCGTTATCGCTACCCATTTATTTTTGGTATGATCGGTTCTGGTATTGCCGGAGTACTGCTGGCTATGAATAATGTACTGGCTTCTTCGATCGGTGTAGGCGGTATTCCGGGATTTCTTTCGATCTTCCCTAATCAATGGGGTATCTTCTTCCTTGGTATGTTAATCGTTATGGTCGTTTCTTTTACCGGTACGCTGCTGTACGGAAAACTGCGTATGTCGAGGGAACAGGCGAAGTCTGAAAACGCTCCATCTGGTGTGGTTGTGGACAATGAGCAGGCAGCAGCAGGTGAAGCTATGGATGTTCGCGCTGAAAATAATGTGGATGTTGAACAGAATGCTGTAAACTCCAATACAGAAAAAAGAAGTGAAATGACGATTGCTGCTCCACTCAGCGGTAAGGTAATCCCGTTATCGGAAGTACCTGACCCTGCTTTTGCACAGAAACAGATGGGGGATGGGGTCGCCATTATTCCGGAGGAAGGTAAGGTTTACGCTCCATTTAAAGGAACGGTAGAACATGTGACGAAGACGAAACACGCGATGATTTTAAGTGATACGGAAGGATTCCAAGTGTTAATCCATGTGGGAATAGACACCGTCTCCCTTAAAGGAAATGGATTTACTGCACATGTCGAATCAGGTATGAGTGTGAGTGAAGGACAATTATTACTTGAGTTTGATAAAGAAGCAATTGAAAAAGCCGGTTTGTCTGTTACTACACCGATTATTATTCCGGATGGACAGGAGCCGTCTCCAACAGTTGAAGAATTAGCAAGCGGCATGATTGAATCGTCCGCTCCGCTCCTCAAGGTAACTTTTGACTAA
- the treC gene encoding alpha,alpha-phosphotrehalase: MNIRNKNASSEWWKTGAIYQVYPKSFCDTTGKGTGDIQGLIKKLDYIKGLGIDMVWLQPVYVSPQNDNGYDVADYYRIDPAFGTMEDMDELIHEMKIRDMHLMIDIVVNHSSTEHQWFKEARSSRDNPYRDYYIWKDPAPNGGPPNNWQSKFGGPAWQYDEGTKQYYLTLFDKTQADLNWENEKVRQEVIDILTFWAEKGVSGFRMDVINLISKDQRFPDDDGSVAPGDGRKFYTDGPRVHEYIKELNEKVFRPYNIVTVGEMSSTTLEQCIRYSNPEENEFSMTFNFHHLKVDYPNGQKWELKPYDFEELKSVLSHWQIGMQQGGGWNALFWNNHDQPRALTRFTNDGEYRNESAKMLATTLHGMQGTPYIYQGEEIGMPDPVWNDMSEFRDIESLNMYQILMDRGKTPEEASHIVKVRSRDNSRIPMLWDDSEQAGFTSGTPWIKIDERYKEINAKQQVEDPNSIYHHYRKLIQLRKEVKVITDGTFTRLDNAHPEVFAYARMNEEETLVVISNFSDKTVQFELPETFVEKHLIEKDATLLLSNTTDDKKLTSSVELSPYASHMWLISNAGDSTNK, from the coding sequence GTGAATATACGAAATAAAAACGCTTCTTCAGAATGGTGGAAGACCGGGGCCATTTATCAGGTATATCCAAAGAGCTTTTGTGATACTACCGGTAAGGGAACAGGAGATATTCAAGGGTTAATTAAGAAGCTGGATTATATTAAAGGTCTTGGCATTGATATGGTATGGCTGCAGCCTGTATATGTATCGCCGCAAAATGATAACGGTTACGATGTAGCAGATTATTACCGTATTGATCCTGCTTTCGGCACAATGGAAGATATGGACGAGTTAATTCACGAAATGAAAATAAGAGATATGCATCTCATGATTGATATTGTTGTAAATCATTCTTCAACCGAACATCAGTGGTTTAAGGAAGCACGTTCCTCACGGGATAATCCTTACCGAGATTATTATATTTGGAAAGACCCAGCGCCAAATGGTGGACCGCCTAACAACTGGCAATCAAAGTTTGGCGGTCCTGCATGGCAATATGATGAAGGGACAAAGCAGTATTACTTGACTCTGTTTGACAAGACGCAAGCGGACCTAAACTGGGAGAATGAAAAAGTAAGACAGGAAGTCATCGACATATTGACGTTCTGGGCTGAGAAGGGAGTAAGCGGTTTCAGAATGGATGTCATTAATCTGATATCCAAAGACCAACGCTTCCCTGATGACGATGGTTCTGTGGCTCCGGGAGATGGACGCAAATTTTATACAGATGGTCCACGAGTACACGAGTACATTAAGGAACTGAATGAGAAGGTATTTAGACCTTATAATATTGTAACGGTCGGAGAGATGTCTTCGACAACACTCGAACAGTGTATTCGATATTCGAATCCAGAAGAGAATGAGTTCTCGATGACATTTAATTTTCATCATTTGAAAGTTGATTATCCGAATGGTCAGAAATGGGAACTGAAGCCGTACGACTTTGAAGAATTAAAAAGTGTACTGTCGCATTGGCAGATCGGTATGCAGCAAGGCGGCGGATGGAATGCTTTATTCTGGAATAACCATGATCAGCCGCGGGCTCTTACCCGGTTTACGAATGATGGTGAATACCGGAACGAGAGCGCTAAAATGTTAGCGACAACTCTCCATGGTATGCAGGGTACACCGTACATTTATCAGGGAGAAGAGATTGGTATGCCAGATCCGGTATGGAATGACATGTCGGAATTCCGGGATATTGAATCACTTAATATGTATCAAATTCTAATGGATCGCGGTAAAACGCCGGAGGAAGCATCCCATATTGTTAAAGTTCGATCTCGTGATAATTCGCGAATTCCGATGCTTTGGGATGACAGCGAGCAGGCAGGGTTTACGAGCGGAACGCCTTGGATTAAGATCGATGAACGATATAAAGAAATCAATGCGAAACAGCAAGTGGAAGATCCAAATTCTATCTATCATCATTACCGCAAGCTAATTCAGCTCCGTAAAGAAGTTAAGGTGATTACAGACGGCACATTTACCCGTCTTGATAACGCTCATCCTGAAGTGTTCGCTTACGCAAGAATGAATGAAGAAGAAACACTGGTTGTGATTTCGAATTTTAGTGATAAGACAGTTCAATTTGAATTGCCAGAAACGTTTGTAGAGAAGCATCTTATAGAAAAGGATGCAACACTCCTTTTGTCAAATACGACAGACGATAAGAAGCTGACATCAAGTGTTGAATTATCACCTTATGCATCCCATATGTGGTTAATTTCAAATGCTGGAGATTCTACTAATAAATAA